The sequence GCTGAATATCGTCGACACGCTCTATCACCGCCGCCCCTCCGCCCGGCTGAAGCCGATCAAGGGCTACATCCAGGTCGTGAAGATCGCCGTCTATGTGATCGCAACGCTGCTCATCATCGCCACCCTGATCGACAAGTCGCCGATCATCCTCCTGTCCGGTCTTGGCGCCATGGCCGCCGTCCTCATCCTGGTGTTCCAGGACACGCTTCTCTCTCTGGTGGCCGGCATCCAGATATCCTCGACGGACATGGTCCGCGTCGGCGACTGGATCGAAATGCCGGACCAGAACGCCGATGGCGACGTGATCGAAATCGCGCTTCACACCGTCAAGGTGCAGAACTGGGACAAGACGATCACGACGCTGCCGATCCGCACACCGGTCACCGACCCGTTCAAGAACTGGCGGGGCATGCAGGAATCAGGCGGCCGCCGCATCAAGCGCTCGCTGCACCTGGACCAGACCAGCATCCGGTTCGTGGATCCGTCCGAATATGGCAAGCTCGCCCAGTTCGGCATGCTGGAGACCTATCTCCAGAACAAGCAGGCGGAACTGGAAGCCTGGAACAGCAAGCTCGGCGAACGCGCCAATTTCGCCGCGAACCGCCGGCGATCGACCAATGTCGGCATCTTCCGGGCCTATGTGGAGACTTATCTGCGCCATCATCCCGGCATTCGCCAGGATATGACGATCCTCGTGCGCCAGATGGTGCCGGCCGCCGACG is a genomic window of Kaistia defluvii containing:
- a CDS encoding mechanosensitive ion channel family protein produces the protein MDPIFAQHLWLSPLLALFALILAALFANFVVKALLLRLFNHFIGLTAYGRDEQIRRHGAIERFANIMPAFVVSTGIGLIPDLPPGVVTIVQNVANAFIILSLALSVSATLNIVDTLYHRRPSARLKPIKGYIQVVKIAVYVIATLLIIATLIDKSPIILLSGLGAMAAVLILVFQDTLLSLVAGIQISSTDMVRVGDWIEMPDQNADGDVIEIALHTVKVQNWDKTITTLPIRTPVTDPFKNWRGMQESGGRRIKRSLHLDQTSIRFVDPSEYGKLAQFGMLETYLQNKQAELEAWNSKLGERANFAANRRRSTNVGIFRAYVETYLRHHPGIRQDMTILVRQMVPAADGLPIEIYAFANTIAWAEYEGIQSDIFDHLYAILPEFDLRIFQNPSGHDLKTLAPSLRRTARASIAEPA